The genomic interval ATGGATTTACCCATAAGATCTAATAAATTTATTTGAATTTGTTGATCCCCATTCAAAACAAATGGAATATTTAATTCGTCCGTAACCGGATTTGGAAATATAGGATTTAATTCTGTTTTGATATTTACATTGGAAGCACCATAACCCGTAATATCTTCATCCGCTAATAAAATACTTTCATCTCCTGCTTGATAAAGCACATACGATAAAGGAAGATAAAACATTTCATCTTTGGTACTTTCACCCCAGGTTATTGCTCTGGGCGGAGAATATGGATTCACTGGATTATCAACGGTATTGTCGTATGTTGCAAATGCATGGATTTCTGAACCAGTCGGTAATACAATTAACTTTTGAAAATAATAACCTCCTTGCCAATTAAAATCCCAATCTCCAATTTTTATTAATGGAATTTTAGTGCCATTTGGTAATAAAGCATACACTTCCCAATCTTTCCCAAGCATATGGCAATGTGGCCAAATTCCTAAAAGACTTACTTGCGTTGGAATTTTATAGACCGCATGGAATTGTTTCACTGTATTTGCAGGTATGATAAAGGGTCCATTTACCAAATCTGTTGGCAATAGGATTTTGCTATAAACGGTTCTTTTGGAAGCTTGCTTTGCAAAAAATAAATTTACAGAAGAACTGTCCTCCTGATCAACTGAACTCGGTGCAAAATGCATTTGTAATACTAAGTCAGAACCTTTTGGTATTTTTTGAGACATACCATTATTGTATTGATTTGGTTTTTGACCAGGCACATAACCTGGTAATTGTTCGCCAAAAGTTATAGCGGATCCTCCTGAATATCCATATTCCGGAGTTTTGGCATCTTCTGCGCGTGCTTTACCTGAATTATCAGCCCAAAATAAAGTATGGTGTACAATCTTTGGGTTACCAGGTCTCATTTCGAGTGCTACAAGTTCTTTATCTTCAGTCAAATTGGTGGGGAGGACAAAATATCTATATTCATCATAACCCGTCCCAAGATGTGTGTACTTTTGAGTAAAAGACACTACCAAATCCGGAGTCCCAATTTGAGAACCTTTGGGAAAATTAGGAAAAGCAGGTTCTTTTGAAACATCTCCACGCGGCATTCCAGCATCTACCCATTTTCCAATATCTGAAATTTCTTCATCAGACAGGAAATTTTCATGTTGAAAATTTCGATAGCCAGGGTCTGGTTTCCAGGGTGGCATGTATCTTATTTCTGTTACATATTTAATGGAAGCTGCCCGATCCTTAACTTCTTCGTAATTCGTTAAAGGAAAAGGACCTATTTCGCCGGGTCGATGGCAATTGCTACAATGCGTATAAATAAGACTCGCAATTTTATCAGAATAATTTTGCGATTGTAAAGTAAATGTAAAGATTAAAACAAGCAATAAAAGGTAAAAATATTTCATATTATTTTGCATTTCGAATACTAAGGTAAGGCTATAAAATTACAATTTTTATAATCGGGTTAAATAACAACCGAAGGCTTCTGTTTTTCTTGGTAGGATCGTTTCTGCTTTTTGAATTTTAAGCAAACAATCTCTCAGATCATATTCAGTAGCTTTTGATCGTCTTTTACCTATGGCTGCAAATAGATTATCAATCCGACCCTGATAGATAATTTTGTCTGTTTTCTCTGCGTATACGACAACTTCTGGCATCACGGTAATATCAAATTTTTTGGCCATCAACTGTTGCGCGTCCAACATGCAATCCATTCCCGGTTTATATATCCTAACAAATTCATTTACAAGTGTTTGCTCTGAGGATGGATTTGGAAAGTAGGCTTTAAAGTGAATACTATCACATTCAAACTCCTTTATTAATTTCCGGATTTCCGGAATATATGCTTTGCTTATTTTACAATCCTCTAACAAAAAGAAATAAACCTTAAATGGGCTCTGACCATAAAGTTTTATAAATATCGACAAGGATACAATGATAAAAGCTAAAATCCGGATCATGAAATGGTAATCATCTAGTTTAGACTTATGATATTATTTAAAGTTTAATTTAGAAAAGCCGGAATTCTTTATTGTTTTGAAAACTTCAATATATAAGTAAAAATCAAAGGATCCCTTTTTAATACAAAGTATCCTGGAAGTTCCTATTTTTAATTTACAAATGAAGATCCCAAAAAAATGGATACCTTAAAATTAATCAAAGATAATTTTAACTAAATTCAACTTTCCATTATTTTCACTGGGTACTAATACACTTTGAGCATCTAATTCGATTGCATCTTTAAAGCGTAAATTCAAATTTTTATAACTCGTATTTAGGATACTCTTTCGAATATGATCACCATTTGGTTTTAATAAATATTCTGAAACTGTTCCTTCCGAACTGATCGCATCATTAAATAATATTCGCAAAATAGCATTTGTGCGGAAAATAAAAAACGAACTAAATAAACCCTCGTCATCTTGAGAATATTGACGTTTATGAAGGACTCTGTCCCAATTCAATTTGCCATTTTTATCAAAAGAAGCAATTACAATATCATCAAAATAATAATCAAACCATTTTGATGCATACGCTCCTGTTGGATCTGAAGAACTAAAATAAGGACGTCTGCTTAATTCTTTTGTATTTTCATAAAAAATCAAACAGCCACTATCTTTGCTAAATTCAATTTGACGGGTATTCAATTCACTATTTGATAAAATCGATTTTTTACTATTTCCATTCCACTCTTTTAATAATTCAGTGCTAAATGGAACAAAGGCCGGTTCAGATAAACTATAATCTGGTTTCAAATAGCAAATTACATATCCTTTTGGCGTTTGATTATTTTTATCTGAATACAATCCGCCAATACTTAAATATTTTGTTACATCATCAATTTTCGCATAACCATTCATAAAATAGATATCTTCAAAAGGCAGGATGACATTCGGAAATTTAATTCCTAGTAAGTCAATTTTACTAACGATCGTTTGGTTTTTTTTCTTGCTGAATGTGGATTCATTGAGTCTTCCAAATACATAAATAATTCCTTCATTGCTAAGTTCTACTTCGTGAATACTGATATTATCATCTTTAGCAATTTTAGCCAGACTGATGGCATAGTAAACGGAGTCTTGAAGTCTATTATACAGGAGTAGATGTTTTTCATTATTCAAATCATTGAAGCCAATGGCAATCCAATTTTTATCAGTGGAATTCTGAATTTTTAAATTTTCATTTATAGAAACAGTAACACCTTCAAAAAGAGGCCGATGATTCAGAATTTCAGCTTGAGCATTATAGGTAATTTTATTTAAATTGTATTCTTCATCAGTTTTTGAAACATAAAAAATATCGATGTCATTTTGATTTTCGAAGAAATCCAGGAGTCTCCATTTTTTTCCTGGTAATTCAATATTTTTTTCTATACTCCATTCAAAATTTTGGAAAAGTGTTTGAAAACTAATTTTAAATGACTTATCTCTTAATAAAGAAAAGCTGCCATTTGGATGTGCAAGTACAAAATATGAAAAATCATTTTTGATAGATATATCGGGCGAGATTAAAATGGATTGTGTTGATAATCTCGTTAAGATGAAGAGTGAAAGGACTATAAAAGAAATTTTCTTGATAGGCATATTAAAAAATAAGCGATTATTTTCGCACATAATTACGAAGAACGAATGAAAGCTCAAAGAATTATTGAATGTGTACCCAATTTTAGTGAGGGTAGAAACGAATTAATTATTCAAGCCATTGCTTCCGAAATAGAACGAACGGAAGGTGTTAAACTATTGCATGTGGACCCAGGGAAATCGACCAATCGGACAGTAATTAGTTTCGCAGGTGAGCCAGAAGCTGTGATTGAAGCTGCTTTTAGGGCTATTTCAATGGCAGCTCAGAAGATCGATATGCGAACCCATCAAGGCGCTCATCCCAGGATGGGAGCTACCGATGTTTGTCCTTTAATACCAATTTCAGGAATCAGTATGGAAGAAACCATAGGATATGCCAAAAAATTAGCAGAACGCGTCGGGGATGCATTGGAAATACCTGTATACTTATATGAAGCTTCAGCTACTGTAGATGCCCGCAGAAATTTAGCCGATATTCGCAGTGGAGAATATGAAGGTTTTGAAGAAAAGATGAAGCTTCCGGAGTGGCAACCTGATTTTGGTCCTGTAAAATTTAATCAACAGGCAGGTGCTACGGTTATTGGTGCGCGGGATTTTTTAATTGCTTACAATGTAAATCTGAATACCAAATCTGTAAAACTGGCCAACGAAATTGCCTTTGATATTCGAGAAAATGGTCGCCCGGTAAAGGATTTAATTACCGGAAAATTAGTAAAAAATGAGGCTGGAGAAATAGTTCGAAGTCCGGGAAGCTGTAAAGCATTAAAAGCAATTGGATGGTATATTGAGGAATATGGATTGGCACAAGTTTCTATGAATCTTACCAATATGAATGAAACTCCATTGCATATTGCATTTGAAGCATGCAGAAAAGCTGCTGAAACCTATGGTTTGTTAGTAACCGGTTCAGAATTGGTAGGCTTGGTACCAAAGCGGGCATTGATTGAAGCGGGTCAATATTTTTTAAGAAAACAACAAAGATCATTGGGGATCAGTGAAAAAGAATGCATTCAATTGGCCATTCAATCTTTAGGATTAAATGCTTTATCTACATTTGATCCGCAGAAAAGAATTATAGAGTATATGCTAGAAGAAAAATCAACTAAACTTATAAATTTAAGCCTTCTTGACTTTGCAGAAGAAACGGCTTCGGAAAGCCCAGCTCCAGGAGGTGGCTCTGTATCGGCTGCTGTTGGAGCATTCGGCGCTTCTTTAGGAGCTATGGTGGCAAATTTGACTGCCCATAAAAAAGGTTATGAAGATCAATTTGAATTCTTTTCAGAAACCGCTTTAAAAACCCAAGCTAAAATCGCGGAATTATTATATTTAGTAGATGAAGATACAAAAGCTTTTAATGCGATTATGGATGCATTTCGATTGCCAAAATCAAGTCTTGAAGAAAAAGCAAATCGGAAGAAGGCGATTCGGAAAGCAAATCTTTATGCAATTGAAATTCCTTTAAAAACAATGGAAGTTGCAGCATCTTGTGTACCTTACATGAAGGCCATGGCGGAGCGCGGTAATCCAAATTCAATAAGCGATGCTGGTGTTGGTGCAATTTGTATTCAGGCTGCTGTATGCGGGGCTGGGTTAAATGTCCAGATAAATGCAGCTGGATTAGAAGATGGAGATAAAAAATCAAAATATTTGGAAAAGGCATTAAAAATTGAATTGGAAACGATTGCTGAAGTTCAAAAAATTCTCATTT from Saprospiraceae bacterium carries:
- the ftcD gene encoding glutamate formimidoyltransferase is translated as MKAQRIIECVPNFSEGRNELIIQAIASEIERTEGVKLLHVDPGKSTNRTVISFAGEPEAVIEAAFRAISMAAQKIDMRTHQGAHPRMGATDVCPLIPISGISMEETIGYAKKLAERVGDALEIPVYLYEASATVDARRNLADIRSGEYEGFEEKMKLPEWQPDFGPVKFNQQAGATVIGARDFLIAYNVNLNTKSVKLANEIAFDIRENGRPVKDLITGKLVKNEAGEIVRSPGSCKALKAIGWYIEEYGLAQVSMNLTNMNETPLHIAFEACRKAAETYGLLVTGSELVGLVPKRALIEAGQYFLRKQQRSLGISEKECIQLAIQSLGLNALSTFDPQKRIIEYMLEEKSTKLINLSLLDFAEETASESPAPGGGSVSAAVGAFGASLGAMVANLTAHKKGYEDQFEFFSETALKTQAKIAELLYLVDEDTKAFNAIMDAFRLPKSSLEEKANRKKAIRKANLYAIEIPLKTMEVAASCVPYMKAMAERGNPNSISDAGVGAICIQAAVCGAGLNVQINAAGLEDGDKKSKYLEKALKIELETIAEVQKILIYIKNSIQTK
- a CDS encoding T9SS type A sorting domain-containing protein, which produces MKYFYLLLLVLIFTFTLQSQNYSDKIASLIYTHCSNCHRPGEIGPFPLTNYEEVKDRAASIKYVTEIRYMPPWKPDPGYRNFQHENFLSDEEISDIGKWVDAGMPRGDVSKEPAFPNFPKGSQIGTPDLVVSFTQKYTHLGTGYDEYRYFVLPTNLTEDKELVALEMRPGNPKIVHHTLFWADNSGKARAEDAKTPEYGYSGGSAITFGEQLPGYVPGQKPNQYNNGMSQKIPKGSDLVLQMHFAPSSVDQEDSSSVNLFFAKQASKRTVYSKILLPTDLVNGPFIIPANTVKQFHAVYKIPTQVSLLGIWPHCHMLGKDWEVYALLPNGTKIPLIKIGDWDFNWQGGYYFQKLIVLPTGSEIHAFATYDNTVDNPVNPYSPPRAITWGESTKDEMFYLPLSYVLYQAGDESILLADEDITGYGASNVNIKTELNPIFPNPVTDELNIPFVLNGDQQIQINLLDLMGKSIVCLVDKQMYLQGQHILTIKTPKLENGVYMIQLKTKVGSWTQKLLIQKL